AAAGTTAATGGTGCGAGAGCTGTTGTTGCCCATAACATTTTGAATTAAATGCCTCCCCTCCAACAAATATTCAGATGCCTTGTTGAACATCCATCCAAACCCAGTGGGAAAGGGCTCGGCCCTGCCACAAATGacgggggggaaggaggggaacgGGAGGAACAACATCAGTGCAGGTGGAGGAGGCCCGGCCCGGGCACTAGGCCATGCAGCGGGGTGCGCTGGGGACAGCACGGCCTCCGGGAGGGATGTGTGAGGACAGGGCAGGGAGGCACTGGCCCAGCATCAGCCATGTGGAGGCTAAGAGAAAGAGGCTACAGCGTGGGGATGCTACAAAGTGTAGGCAGGGGACGCCTACACCTCGTTCACTGCCTTCCAGTTACTTCCAGGTCAAACTCTGCTCCTAAAAGCCAGGCCTGCGAACTCGGCGCGCaggctgaaagaaagcaaaccaaCCTCGTCCGCTGACAAAATTactctgctgctggaaaacagtTACGAATTACGACGGTATACAAGCCAAAATAGAAATTAGCTCATTCGCCCCTATCTCTGTTGGCTTTCTGTTGCAAACAGGAGCAAAGAGTCCCAGAAAATTCCCTCatcaggaaaggaaacagataTGACTTGGAGCCCACACACACAGAAGAGTACTGCTCAGAAAGAAGTGctatttttagttgtttttgcAAACGAAAACTATGCTAAGCCCCAAGCCTCGGTCTCCTCTGTTCCATTTAACTCTCTTTAGCACTGTTTATTGGCAAATCTTTGTGTGTAGGATAGAGGTGAGCTTCATACTTgaaattgctttcttcttctttttttttttttttccttcacataaGTCTGCAAATCAATCATTCTGCCTTCGTACAATACAGGGAGCAGGTGCCAAGATCTGGGTACCTGAAGGGCCCATTCATCTCACACACAATACATGAACTCTCAACATCTACGCGGTGTGCCTTCTTTTAgcaattttacttattttaagaaaaatgtgaaaacttctcaagggaaaaaaaaaataaatgccatgaGAAATGCCATACCCAGAGCCTGCCAGCCCATCCTGAGCACCTTCCTTCTCTGGGACCACTCCTTTCAGAGGCTTTACAGAGGACTTCACATGAGACTTTAAACGGGGAAAGCCTGAGGTGCCACCAACAGAAACCTGATTAATGTTTGACATAAACACTCCTTTCCTGAGCAGGTGACCGAGcgctggcacaggttgcccggagaggttgtggagtcttcctTCTTGGGggtcttcaaaagccacctgggaatgatcctgggcaacctgctgtaggtggGCCTGCTTGGacaggggttggaccaggtgacctccagaggtccctgccaagCCCAGCCATGCTGTGACGCTGTAATGGGGATTAGTAATTAACTGGAGATCTGTTTTCCAAAACTAACAGTGCACcatttgcctttcttctttccagttcCTAAATTTATCCTCACAGCTGTCAACCCCCTGGTCACTGACAACAAGTCTTCCGTGAAGCTGAACGACGGTGAGCatggtaattaaaaaataataattgtttaCTCCTCTCCTTTGTCTTTGACTGCAGTAGGATGTTTCGGCACAGCAGAGGGGGGTGTGAGGGAGGAGACGGGGAGCGCTGCTGGGACAGCATCAGCCCTCCTGGCTGGGACAAGATGGGCCGGCACGGCCTTGGCTCGGCTGTCACAGCGATACAGAGGGAAGGCTCTGCTGCCTACTGTACATTCCTTATACTATTTCCAAGGAACTGTGAAGTTTTGCTTAAGTCAGCCTATGTGTCATGCCAAACCGGGGCTGAGACGTGCTGAATTTTGACTGACAGGGATGCGGATACCTGGCAGGCCGTAACCAGTGCACTATTTTCTAACTTTGACTGAAAGATGGGAAGAGTAAAAGTGGAAATGTAGTTGGTTTGTGGTGAAGggtcttttaaaaattacaccAACACCTGCTCCTcctaaatgcaaataaaatgaaccACGTGGCTAGTGCACATTCACTGCCATCACTAACCGCAGTGCCCTGCAGCAATTGGGCTAGGAAGTCCATTGGACAGGTGTTCAGCTTAGTGAAGTAAATAGTTTCAGAAAGCTTAATGGGAATAGGCAAGGGGTTTCACTTGgtaatagattatttttaaaaataattttgccgTTTTCCGTATACtcaatattttcaatatcttgattatttgctgtttatatttaatttcaatatttgttttattaaataatcaACCATCATTTGGTCTAACATTCTGCAAGGTTCCTGTGGCACAGTGCTGGCCTGCCTGTGTTTTAGTCAGACTCATTGGTTCAAAAGTCGTAAGAAGAATATCACCTTAGCAGCTTCATCATCTACAATGTGACTGTTTGCTTTACCTCTTCTTGTTGCAGGTATCGACATTGATCCAAAGGAATCAAGACTTCCAAAGAAAGATAGCACTATTGTTAGCAACTCCTTGGCTACATTTGCATACATTAGAGGTaggaaaatgagacaaattGGTTCATTAGATTGTGGCGTTTTGGAAGGAGTAGGGAAGGGGAGGATCACCGCCGAAGGTCGCAGCTGGAAATCCCATATTTATAGTAACAGTATTATTACAATATACTCGCAGTCTTGTGGATGGGACAATCACAGCGCAACTGACATTTATAGAATATTTTCCATCTTGAAGGATCCAAACTCTTTTAGGGACTGcagccaagattttttttaatgaacattttcaaTGGGGGCTGTTGGTTGTTCGGTATTTTTGAAAACCTGGTCCCCGATCTGGGTGCAGCGCCAGAGACATCCATTTTTGGAAATGTTGGTTTACATGCATATAAGGATAATCGAGGAgcaacatataaataaataaatcagcccAGCCATCGCCATTATGAGCCATGACAGGTTTTGTGACTTCGCAACACTAAGGCAAATTCTGTTGAGGCCAATAGATTTGTGATCACCAGATCTCTAACACCACAGGAAAAGTCTCATGAATTTTGGAAGTGAGCAAGGGGCTGGCATTAAAAAGCAACTCAGGTTCTAAGGTTTCGGCTCTTCTAGAAAACAGCAGGAGCCATGCAGCAGTTGAGTTGCTGCCTCCCTTGTTGCTATACTGGGATGTGATCTCAGCATGTACCGGGAATCACAATGCTCCCTACCAGCCCaggctggagatgctgctgtggTTCCTCGGAGCAGGGAGTTGCTCTTCCCATGCCCCCTGTTAGTGAGAGTAAGACCCATTTTGGCAGgatggctggaaaaaaattatatgctTCTGGTAGGTGGTTAAGAATGCTAATAAAGCGGTGGGATAATGttattttgtgatgtttttaagAGAGTGGGATTTTTGCACAGTAATCTGAGGAAGCAGAGACAGCACTGTTCAGTTCCCAAGTGCAGGGCGTTTTGGGTGCAGGGCACAGCAAGccccctcccacctcctgcccacaAACACCCCCTACCACTGTGGCCACATAATGTGGGACTCTGGAAatgacagctgtttttttttttttttttttttttgtaaatagaCTTTTGGCAGAGTCTGTGAAGTGTTTAAGCACTGGATTTCTAATTTCAGATCACCCAGAAAGAGCTGCTCTTCTGTTTGTGTCCAGCGTTTGTGTGGGATTAATCCTCACGCTATGTGCCTTGGTGATCCGTGTGTCCTGCTCTAAAGACTTAAAGAAATTGCAAGGAAAGAGGGAGCACCTAGTGCCAGAAAGTGATGGAGCAGACGAGAACAGTGAGaacgaggaggaggaagactcCTCTGAGTCAGAGGTTCAGGATGAACTGGCAGAACTTTACAGACCTCCTTACTCAGGTTATAactcagcagaagcagcagaccTGGCTGAACGGATCGAGCGCAGGGAACAGATCATGCAGGAGATTTGGATGAACAGTGGTTTGGATATGACACCACCTAGAAAtatgaatacattttatattaatgaACAATAAATGGCTTATTTCGGAAGACGccctagccttttttttttttttttttgaaaaagaaatgtaccTTCTGTGAAGGAACATTTGTATCAGTACATATAATTATTTGTAAAGTAAGAAGAAATATATGCAATAAAAAGAGAGCTTCAAACCCTTGACTGTCTATAAATCATTCTGtggaaaaacacttttgtaAAGTCTCATCATTTTGGATTATATTATAGATTgcttttcactgtatttttggGCTCAAAAGCCATATGAGGgttatgaaatattaaaaaaggagaacaatATTTGAGAAGCATAACGTGGAGAAAAGTCTTCTGCTTTAGGACATAGCACTTGCAGCCCATAAATTACATGAGAATGTGTTCTGTTggtgaaaaatgtattattaacaGAGggggcaggacagagcaaaaTTAAACACAGGTGCTTGAAGCTTGAACCTGCAGGTTTATTATAACACATGGGGGTGTGAAAAAATAAGCATACCTCCCCCCAGTACCTGTTCAATCACCCTAATGATCTCCCACACCCAACACAGTTTCTtctcaaataaaattttggtgAACCCAAAACAGTACCACGAAATGCTGCAAATGTAGTAGGTGCATGTGCTTGAATGACCATCCACTGACGTTTTTTTCTCACCTGATTGGTCTCTACAGGGTTTGAGAAATAGCTTAGTTGGAAGCAGTCCTCTAGATGCTAATGCAACAGTGCCTGCCTCAGGCACACTTCAGCGTACCCAGAGATTTCACAACGCCTCTCAGTCTACAGCTGCTTTTTGTAAAGCATAGAGCCACCAGGTGAGCCCAGCCCGATCAGCGAAAGAACTGCTGAAGAACGGGCGTAAGGGGAACATCAGTCTGCACTCAAGGCCTTCGGGACCCTGCTGCTAAGCAGACGTTCGTCAGCCAACCATTTGTGAAGCACAGGCATGAAAACAAGTgctttctttggggaaaaaaataaaataaaatgttggcaTATATTAAGGCCATACCTTGTAAGTGGAGCACTGTGTTAATAGTGCTAAtattaaagcatattttataaCCTTGATTTAAGGTTATATTCAtgggattgttttttttaagatcacTTGCAAGTCATTCAGACTGATCAGGTTTTGCTTTAGTGCAgtcagacagaaaattaaatcagaaatttATCTAAGTTGAAAACATAACCTTCCtgcctttaaataaaatgtctccAATATTTTAACTGCACTCCATAGGGAATTTCATGAACAATAGGAGGAAAAATGTCACTTCCTATTGGTAATACTTCATGAGTTCATTATGTTTTCCCGCTCAGACACTGTGCTTCTGGGTAGCGCGAGGTAGCATGAAACgcttggaaagaaagaagtgacAGGGCTCGTCATTTCCTACTGATACCAAGTCACATCTAAGCATGGGAAAActtaaaaaggaggaagggaccTACTCGGATGACTAAGGCACAGTTGCGTGCTCAACTGGAAAAATCTCAACACCGACTGGCATCCTATGAGCGGAAGGAAGAGGGCTTGAAGGGAGACACGAagagctgagcagggctgggacacTTCCCCTGCTGCACGAAAGGCAGTGCTCCCGCGGGGGCTTGGCTCTCCCCCTCACAGACAGAGAGGTGTTGCCATCCATGTCCCTGTGCAATGGTCCCGAAGAGGTTTGGGTCTGAAAAGAATTGGCGTTTGTCCTATGGGTGGAGGAACCGGGGTTGTACTTCTGGTCAGCCCTGTGAGTAGGTGTGGAACAGCTCCTCCAGGAGGTGACACATGACCCATGTCCTCCTGACCCATGAGGCAGGTTGGTTGCCAGTTTAGGTTGGTCATTAGGaaaatttattcactgaagcagttgtgaggcattggagcaggctgcccagggaagtggctgagtcagcatccctggaggtcttcaaaagaccTGTAGATGTGATCCTTAAGGACATGGTCTAGTGGTAGACTTGGTAGTGCTAGATTActggttggacctgatgatcttagGGGgcttttccaacataaatggTTCTAGGATTTCCCCTCAGAAAGACCAGAACACTGTCTCACCTGCGGGTGGCTGGTCCACATCCCAGCCATTCCCCCTGCTGACAGACCACACGCTGGTCGGCTTGGGTCCTCTTGCTGTTGCAGAAGAAGCCGGCACTTGAGGGCAAGGAGCCAGCTGGGCCACAACACACAGAACAGGGCCAAggacaggggctggggggatgTTACCCCACAACACTAACCCCACCAAAACTCCTCAAGAGCCTgggccctgctgccagctgacCTCTAGCCATTCTCCAGCCGATCTCCCCCTCTTGACCTATTTTTGGAAATTGCCCCATGACATTTTGCTATTAATTCATATTTATCCTCACCAcaatttgtatgttttatttcctttttccttatcTCTAAATCCCCATGGGGTTTTGGTCCTGAAGCTGACATTACAGCAGTACTCAGGAGCAGGTCTTCCCACTGGACCTCTGCTTTACTCAAGGCTAGGAAAAATGAGCATGCCCTAGGGACGGTGCTGTCCCATCTGTCCTGTTCTTGCCACCCAGACACATCCTCCAAGTGACGGTGCTGCTCTGGGGGTCCCTGAAGCCCAGCTGAGGGTAGAGACGACCCTTCCTGGTGATGAACAGCTCAGGTAGCAGCAGGTCGGTAGAAACCAGTCTCTAACCTTAGAGGCTGGTCCCTTACTAGGGGCAAAGCTGCAGAATGCCTTGCTTTTCCAAGCTCCCAGTCCTCTGAGCTCCTTTCACAATCTTGAAGGAAATTGGTTCATTGCATTAAAGTGAAGATAAgtcatttattctttctgttgcCTTTGTGCATTTGCCTGTCAATGACAGTGAGCCATGCAGGAGTGTCCCCCACCTTCCTGGATGTGCCCTGACCagtttgaaacaaaatcaagtATCCTCACTGACCTCGTAACACACTGTCCTTCCCTGCCCGCTGCCCCAGCCTCTACCAGGCACCCTCTGGTATCTCCATTAGCTTCCAGACCACCTCCACTAAAAGCTCCTGCCACCTTCCCACCAGCCAGCTGCATCCCGTGTGTGTCATGTCCCACACCTTCCACCATGGCACCTTAGGAGCCCCAAAACCCGGAGAGCATTCTCCATGCCAGGCCACGACTCAGAGGCCTAAGGTGGTTAGCTGGCTCCTCTCGAAGTGGCCTtgggcagccaggcagggctggggctgcacccctgctccccaccatggaaataaggaaaagagCCAGGGAACAGGCTGCTTCCCAGTGTAGAGCCCATCACAGCTGCTGGAGATGTGTGGGGAGGAAAAACTGTGCTTAGCAATGTGTGCCTGCTTAGATGTATTCCTGTCGTAATGCATCTTCAAGCCTGGTGACAAGGTCCTGTCGTGGGAGAGCATCAGGagcatctcagcagggctggggaagtAGCTTTTTCCCCAGCACAGTAGGGCGAGATTCACTCAGGGATCATTCCCTTGACTAAATTGTTTATGCTCTGAGCCTGGGTTGCTGTTTCATTCTTTCTGTGCAAAACTTTCCAAGTCTAATTGGGGAAAGCTATCAATTAGTGCTTTGTCTCATTCCCAAATGTTCGCTGCTCACAGCGGTATGGAAGTCagagtgaaaacaaacacaaacaaaactcagGAACAGGCACTAAATTATTTCAATCTCTCTGAAATGacatctgcagaaaaagcatCCAGCATGGAAAACAGAGAACTAACGGGCAACATATTTACCTGACCTGACcacacatattttattttatgggaaAGCACAGGGTATGCCAATTAAAGACAAGCAGTGCGTACAGTGATCCACATTGTTGTCAGTGCTGGGTCTGTTTTACTGCAATGGCATCAGTGGTAAGAAGCAATTGGATTTTGCCagctattaggaagaaaatacaacaacaacaaaaagcagaaatactgtgttgtttttttagcCAGCATCTATTTCATTTCCAGGCTAAGGGCAGAAATATAACTGAGCGAGGTGCCACAGGTCAGCAGCAACACCTTGGGGAGGGCATTTCACAGCTAGCAAAAAGATGACATCTCAGCCACAAAATCCTTGTGAGTGCCCAGAAAAGCAGCCTAGGGATATTACAGGGGAGATTTCGCAGGCTGTGTGGCTGGCTCGGCATGAGAGTAGCTATTAGGCTTAGGCTACAGACGTGGCTGTGGGAATGACGTGCATTTGAAAATGATACGAGCCAGCATCAGCACCGAATAACCCAGGCAAGGGATCTCACATCACTTCTGAAATCATCCACAGTGGGGTTCCTTGGGTTCACAGAGGAAACCTGTCTGCCCAGCGTTTGCTGAAGCAAACAGAAGGTGAGTGCTGGAGATGGCCCTGCAGAGAGCCACTGGGGCAACAGCGGTGTTGTCCTCAGAGAGCTGAACTCCGGCCTGGAGCAGAAGAGCGACATGAAGAGCCTGCCAAGGTGCGTGGCACAGTCCTGTTGTACTGCCCAGCTCCGTGCCCACAACATCCCGCCCGCTGGTGCACATCACCCTGTGGTCTCTGCGGTGCTGGGGATGGGCTCGTCAGCACGCAGGAGCAATTCCTCAGCAGGATCAGCCGCATTCCTGTAAGGGCAGTCGTGCCCCAGCCCTATAAAGTTCCCCATCCATTTCTGCACCCAGCATTTCCCCTTGTTAAGGAGGCAGCACCCCTAAGGAAGGGGCCCTGGGGACGTGAGGGTGACACCTGGTTGATCTCTTCCTGGGGGAGCGAGAGGTCTGGAAGGCCTCGGTCAGAGCTCAGGCCTTCAATCTGCAGACAGGTCAATCAGCCATGAGACCCTTTGCTAGGTTCAGAGACAACAGAGCTGcctggtttgggtttgttttataatttttgaAACATCTGGACACAGCAACACGGTCGGGTTTTGGAGCTGGGTCTTGTTCAGGGCCGGGCCCTTCTCCAGGTATGTGGTGGGACCAGCAGGCCTCAGGAGGCCCTCCCAGCCTACACTGTGTTGTGAGCCACTGACCAGCTCTAAACCCAACATTTGGGGTTAGAGTCAGCAGTGGCAAGCCTCTTGGTTGTCTTGCTTGTCCACTACCGTTCCTGTCCACCCTAAGCAAAAATTCAAAATGGAATTGCTAAAAATATCCCTCGTCAGGAAAGAGGCAACATGTCCTTTTCTGAACGAGCCCGCAGGGTGCTGTTGAGGGagaggcaggaaggagcagagctCCAAATTTGTGACCAGCCTCTGCACTGTGGAAAATTATGGGTTGGATCCCAAATCTGCACAAACTGCTGCtccagtatgaaaaaaaaagaggtggtgGTATGGAACAGCACACCACGTGCACAGCCGTGCCCACAGCCCCCTGAGTGGCGATGTGCGTCGCAGCTGTGTGCCGGTTCCTGGAAAAACATCCCTACACAACAGCTTTTAACCAcaacattataaatatttaatcttgCTTGGCTGCATTACTCAGCCTTTATTAAGACCTGCTCTCACATCCATA
The nucleotide sequence above comes from Oxyura jamaicensis isolate SHBP4307 breed ruddy duck chromosome 1, BPBGC_Ojam_1.0, whole genome shotgun sequence. Encoded proteins:
- the EVA1C gene encoding protein eva-1 homolog C isoform X3, giving the protein MCGTQQPEARMTEPVNCVAPTSLQKVLDECQNLRSCQLLVNSRVFGPDLCPGTTKFLLVSFKCKPTEYKTKSACENQELKLHCQESKFLMIYSATYGRRAHEESVCSTEADRVPPFDCLSYTALEVLSKRCYGKQRCKIIVTSQDFGSPCLPGVTKYLNVSYACVPKFILTAVNPLVTDNKSSVKLNDGEHGIDIDPKESRLPKKDSTIVSNSLATFAYIRDHPERAALLFVSSVCVGLILTLCALVIRVSCSKDLKKLQGKREHLVPESDGADENSENEEEEDSSESEVQDELAELYRPPYSGYNSAEAADLAERIERREQIMQEIWMNSGLDMTPPRNMNTFYINEQ